In Geminocystis sp. NIES-3709, a single genomic region encodes these proteins:
- a CDS encoding DUF2887 domain-containing protein, whose product MKTDKLFYRIFLTQPSLISELLPEIPESCQFDYSAPVVKEKELRLDGLLTPLNDDNLPLVFLEAQMQKDTEFYSRYFGGLFIYIHQYKVKRNWRGLLILNNRNQDLGSEIPYQDLLDNRVQRLFLLDLLTQENLSANLAILKLIVTPENQAVPFAKKILESAENQEQFNLRLDLVEAILVNKFPQLTIEEVQKMINLREADITQTRFYQQVLEIGRTEGVQIGRTEGVEIGITKGMLKGTQQGEANIVIRLLNRRCGNLSHELQGKVRSLSIPQLESLGEALLDFNSTQDLIDWLDNYSH is encoded by the coding sequence GTGAAGACCGATAAGTTATTTTACCGTATCTTTTTAACTCAACCGAGTCTGATTTCTGAATTGTTACCAGAAATACCCGAAAGTTGTCAATTCGACTATAGCGCCCCCGTAGTTAAAGAAAAAGAGTTACGTCTTGATGGATTACTAACTCCTCTGAATGACGATAATTTACCTCTAGTATTTCTCGAAGCACAAATGCAGAAAGATACTGAATTTTATAGTCGTTATTTTGGGGGATTATTTATCTATATTCATCAGTATAAAGTAAAAAGAAATTGGCGAGGACTATTGATTTTAAATAATCGTAATCAAGATTTAGGCAGTGAAATTCCTTATCAAGATTTACTAGATAATCGAGTACAAAGGTTATTTTTATTAGACTTATTAACCCAAGAAAATTTAAGTGCGAATTTAGCAATATTAAAACTAATTGTTACCCCAGAAAATCAGGCAGTACCATTCGCAAAAAAAATCTTAGAAAGTGCTGAAAATCAAGAGCAGTTTAACCTCAGATTAGATTTAGTAGAGGCTATACTGGTAAATAAATTCCCCCAATTAACCATCGAGGAGGTACAAAAAATGATTAACTTGAGAGAAGCAGACATTACCCAGACTCGTTTTTATCAACAAGTGTTAGAAATCGGGCGCACTGAAGGAGTGCAAATAGGACGTACTGAAGGAGTAGAAATTGGTATTACGAAAGGGATGCTCAAAGGTACACAACAGGGAGAAGCAAATATCGTTATTCGTCTATTGAATCGTCGTTGTGGTAATCTCAGTCATGAGTTACAAGGAAAAGTTCGATCGCTCTCTATCCCTCAATTAGAATCTCTTGGGGAAGCATTATTAGATTTTAACTCCACTCAGGATTTAATCGATTGGTTAGATAATTATTCCCATTAA
- the hisA gene encoding 1-(5-phosphoribosyl)-5-[(5-phosphoribosylamino)methylideneamino]imidazole-4-carboxamide isomerase, translating to MEVIPAIDLLAGRCVRLYQGDYEQSQVFNENPLEVALQWESQGATRLHLVDLDGAKEGTTVNLDVICSIVQHLNIPVQVGGGLRDRTSVARLFDLGVERAIVGTVAVENPELVQELCEAYPYKIAVGIDARNGKVATKGWLETSTVEATDLAQRISHKAAAIIYTDISRDGTLVGPNLESLRELAQVSKIPVIASGGISSLTDLLSLLSLESLGVNGVIVGKALYTGKVDLKEAISSIGNGRLQDVIIDNVRIV from the coding sequence ATGGAAGTTATACCCGCCATTGATTTATTAGCAGGGCGTTGTGTGAGATTATATCAAGGGGATTATGAACAGTCTCAGGTTTTTAACGAAAATCCTTTAGAAGTGGCTTTACAATGGGAATCTCAAGGGGCAACTCGTTTACATTTAGTAGATTTAGATGGTGCAAAGGAAGGTACAACGGTTAATTTAGATGTAATCTGCTCGATCGTACAACACTTAAATATCCCTGTACAAGTGGGCGGAGGATTGCGCGATCGTACTTCTGTTGCTAGATTATTTGACTTAGGAGTAGAAAGAGCGATCGTTGGTACTGTAGCTGTAGAAAATCCAGAATTAGTACAAGAATTGTGTGAAGCCTACCCTTATAAAATTGCAGTGGGTATTGATGCTCGTAATGGCAAAGTTGCCACTAAAGGATGGTTAGAAACTTCTACTGTAGAAGCAACAGATTTAGCTCAAAGAATTTCTCACAAAGCGGCAGCCATCATCTACACTGATATTAGTCGAGATGGTACTTTAGTCGGGCCTAACCTAGAATCCTTAAGAGAATTGGCACAAGTGTCGAAAATTCCGGTTATCGCTTCTGGTGGTATTAGTTCTCTCACGGACTTACTTAGTTTATTATCCTTAGAATCCCTTGGAGTTAATGGGGTAATTGTGGGTAAAGCTCTTTATACTGGTAAAGTAGATCTCAAAGAAGCTATAAGCTCGATCGGTAATGGTAGGTTACAGGATGTCATTATAGATAATGTCAGAATTGTTTAG
- the bchM gene encoding magnesium protoporphyrin IX methyltransferase: MVNTIKKSLDDKTIVKEYFNATGFERWRNIYGDGQVNKVQLDIREGHQQTIDKVVGWLKDDGNLANLTICDAGCGVGSLTIPLAQEGSIVFASDISAKMVGEAAQRIKQVMTNPRNIRLAVQDLESIRGEYDTVICLDVLIHYPTEEAADMIKHLSSLAKSRLILSFAPKTLFLTILKRIGEFFPGPSKATRAYQHKEEDIVQILKNNGFQIKRTDMTSTNFYYSRLLEAVR; the protein is encoded by the coding sequence ATGGTTAATACAATAAAAAAATCTTTAGATGACAAAACGATCGTAAAAGAATATTTTAACGCTACAGGATTTGAACGGTGGCGAAATATTTACGGTGATGGACAAGTAAATAAAGTACAATTGGATATTAGAGAAGGACATCAACAAACGATCGATAAAGTCGTAGGATGGTTAAAAGATGACGGTAATTTAGCCAATTTAACTATTTGTGATGCTGGTTGCGGTGTCGGTAGTTTAACGATTCCCTTAGCACAAGAAGGCTCGATCGTTTTTGCTAGTGATATATCAGCTAAAATGGTGGGAGAAGCCGCGCAGAGGATTAAACAAGTCATGACGAACCCTCGTAACATTAGGTTAGCAGTACAAGATTTAGAATCCATTAGGGGAGAATACGACACAGTTATCTGCTTAGATGTTTTAATTCACTATCCCACGGAAGAAGCCGCCGACATGATTAAACACTTGTCTTCCTTAGCAAAATCTCGTTTAATTCTCAGTTTTGCCCCTAAAACCTTGTTTTTAACCATTTTAAAACGTATTGGTGAATTTTTTCCTGGACCAAGTAAAGCCACTCGTGCCTATCAACATAAAGAAGAAGATATTGTACAAATTCTCAAAAATAATGGTTTTCAAATCAAACGCACAGACATGACTAGCACCAATTTTTATTATTCTCGTCTTTTAGAAGCGGTTAGATAA
- a CDS encoding 2Fe-2S iron-sulfur cluster-binding protein, translating into MSVKVKFLPDDVTVIAEVGEPILEVAKRGGVFIPTGCVMGSCHACEVELEDGTPICACISAIPSTTNEFIINLYSDPVW; encoded by the coding sequence ATGAGTGTCAAAGTAAAATTTTTACCCGATGATGTCACAGTTATAGCAGAAGTTGGCGAACCAATATTAGAAGTAGCCAAACGAGGAGGAGTTTTTATCCCCACAGGTTGCGTGATGGGTTCTTGTCATGCTTGTGAAGTCGAGTTAGAAGATGGCACTCCTATTTGTGCCTGTATAAGTGCTATCCCATCCACTACTAATGAGTTCATTATTAATCTTTACTCTGATCCTGTATGGTAA
- a CDS encoding IS630 family transposase — protein MRFVTRLAPETQQLLKTIEQKSKYYQVRHRAKSILLSYQGYKITQIMLILNISRNTIYNWLNNWEKNGLNGLYSLKGRGRKSTLNEQQELKVKEWIKSHPKTLKIVQEKIENEWEIKISKDTIKRLAKKKGMGWYRFKKKVKGEVCPELYQQKKRQLEQLKRAENEGKIDIYYGDESGFSLVPCLPYGWQEKGRKIERESSLSKRLNVLGFMKKNNELESYVFESSINSDVVIACIDNLSKKIKKETVLVMDNASIHQNKKFWNKEEEWEKKGLKIFFLPPYSPQLNKIEILWRFMKYKWLENSCYKSYLDLVKGVENILINFGSKYTINFA, from the coding sequence ATGCGATTTGTTACCAGATTAGCTCCAGAAACACAACAGTTATTAAAGACTATTGAACAAAAAAGTAAATACTATCAAGTTAGACATCGAGCAAAATCGATTTTGTTAAGTTATCAAGGTTATAAAATTACTCAAATAATGTTAATATTAAATATTAGTAGAAATACAATTTATAATTGGCTTAATAATTGGGAAAAAAATGGTTTAAATGGATTATATAGCTTGAAGGGAAGAGGAAGAAAATCAACTTTAAATGAGCAACAAGAATTAAAAGTAAAAGAATGGATAAAATCTCATCCAAAAACCTTAAAGATAGTTCAAGAAAAAATAGAAAATGAGTGGGAGATAAAAATAAGCAAAGATACGATAAAAAGATTAGCAAAAAAAAAGGGCATGGGGTGGTATCGGTTCAAGAAAAAGGTAAAAGGGGAAGTATGCCCTGAATTATACCAACAAAAAAAGAGACAATTAGAGCAACTAAAAAGAGCAGAAAATGAAGGAAAAATAGATATATATTATGGTGATGAAAGTGGATTTAGTTTAGTACCTTGTTTACCTTATGGATGGCAAGAAAAAGGGAGAAAAATAGAAAGAGAAAGTAGCCTAAGTAAAAGATTAAATGTGTTAGGATTTATGAAAAAAAATAATGAGTTAGAAAGCTATGTATTTGAGTCATCAATCAATAGTGATGTCGTGATAGCTTGTATAGATAACTTGAGTAAAAAAATAAAGAAGGAAACAGTATTAGTAATGGATAATGCCTCGATTCACCAAAATAAAAAATTCTGGAATAAAGAAGAAGAATGGGAAAAAAAAGGATTAAAAATATTCTTTCTACCACCCTATTCACCACAATTAAACAAAATAGAAATACTGTGGAGATTTATGAAATATAAATGGTTAGAGAACTCCTGTTATAAAAGTTATTTAGATTTAGTAAAAGGAGTAGAAAATATTCTTATAAACTTTGGTTCAAAATATACAATTAATTTTGCCTAG
- a CDS encoding Hpt domain-containing protein, translating into MNPLNQAYQLFIDEVPELLQGIENGLLNLREDKSTSTVHGMMRAAHSIKGGSASVGLKGIRDIAHKLEDYIKALYNEDLVIDTELEDLFLEGYDCLAIPLREQLETGNFDRQQAQNRANQTWEKLELKLGNALKQVENYLPSSEDLGIDIIASIFEVDVAQEIRRLKGVIASPETFNPLQELQESLDILTGFSELVNLSGFSLLISITQQALQKHPDKAVTIATLLVQDLDKSRDVVLLGDRTEGGNPCSALLTLAEDTSAQVEINVIEQLTQNYQVTFNINDPSYQFFIAEVPDLLHNLESGLLTVREDKSISKVNDMMRSAHSIKGGAASVGLEGIKNISHKLEDYLKALFDETVVVDDELENYLLEGFDCLKNALSEQIETGNYQPEWEQNALIVWDKLGQKLGHIQVNDYLPSSADLGIDLVQSLFEVDVLQTIEQLKESLNNLPIIELQNEVTLQLEMLTGFSEMTSLIGLKNIADTVSLAINNYPHRIQQITSYLINDLTEARQQVLSGDREQGGQPSTILQQLAGLLEINEGKDSTLDFSEIAQENDSQNTIDVHTHDSENFNFSMDTPSENELKMAENIDFTDLIEENDTFNLNSENLEFADLVNENDDFSQEENIPEFGDLVSENDDFTQEENIPEFGDLVSENDDFTQEENIPEFGDLVNENDDFSQEENISEFGDLVSENDDFSQEENIPEFGDLVSEIEDSYSEQSIEFGDLISEDNNFNQEEDYTTSIDSNDLDFLVDNFSIEDESNNQQQELQAQAYVFFIDEAVDLISLIDNGLENALETRDINEVNEVARAAHSLKGGARSAGLEDLGNIALRVEKSLKALFNENIPLDEDTKSYIREIYQLLRQPLTARLEEQTYDEKLALESANAMWVEFEGKYGEEIAKSEEYLPSSSDLGIDIATSIFEVDVVEGIDSLKEALSQGDEAQMQDLVSMQIEIFSGFGEMLALPGFVAICQTAAKALERNASEIGTITKAFIDNLEIAQNLVMEGDRESGGEPSTELLSLAGEIVTENVPQITFTEHIEAPIDTNDQSYSFFVEEAPELLEIIENGLLTLRDDRSTAKIHEIMRAAHSLKGGSASVGLEAIKMISHQLEDVFKVLYDPTIELDTELEGWLLEGFDCLRSALTQQIETGSYNPQEALATANEVWAKMNTRLGTALSRVDDYIPSSSDLGVDIVQSMFEVDVQEELQRLKNVLKNPTSQPLAGELRATLEVFSGFGEMLVLPGFAEIAKLGLIAIEKNPQNALNIIQIIIRDADLARDLVLKGDRVTGGTPSEELRRFAENDIPYEDGEVFLLDVKEDTESASSLNDVFEEIAFSTQQPFTITPEDRQTQANNPPLDDAFNVNLNEEQINAIHQAIQDDDNNDSIPSIEEIFASEFSEEEIELLAKASELALEEDKNTTIPSLSEVFSNIDMSVINEIEENSVLPSLSEVFSNVDMSVIDEMEEENIVLPSLSEVFSNVDMSMINGLQGEAELTPSLESVFESESANESANVESFLSHENVEEETESPSLESVFESESANVESFLSHENVEEETESPSLESIFESESANVESFLSSENVEEETESPSLESVFEAESVPPSEDRQEVSSSLENLDAVIKSIGDVYQKLPGLKSQEEIKSSVNKKFKKIQKNSIEEKTPTPTSTTTSAKTNLTVRVDLERLERMNNLIGELSINRNGLSLQNDKLQTSVRELLERFGRFQVMANNLRDLSDKMLTSPDKFGGIGIGGKSKRQNTSNLPFNFSEDGEFNLSSAFDSLEMDSYDNMYYVVQGLIEQMIQLEEAVDDIALFAGQSGQTVENQRQMLNRMRDELMWARMLPLGEVLNRFPRVLRDLSVKYNKKVNLKLNGTSVLVDKAALEKLYDPLVHLIRNGFDHGIETPEVRKQRGKPETGIIEVKAYHQGNQTIIQIKDDGGGLNLNKIGQKAIERQMLTPEELAVTTKDNLLDLIFEPGFSTAAEVTEISGRGVGLDIVRSQLRSLKGTISVESEPGQGTTFILRLPLTLTIDKLLVLSANSHFYALPSDNIEEIIVPEEHQLKTSGNKRFLYYENKVVPIYPLSDLLEYRCYVAENPSISQALEVLPTPEDWANPLLLMSLGQELFAIEVEDLVSEQELVIKPFGNALTAPSYSYGCTILGDGTLIPVINTAILLATFLETMNPVVNIHRKGVTSSSYNKSSAPPINPLQVATVLVVDDSAAMRRTLALSLEKAGYRVIQAKDGKDALEQLQQSSKVSLIICDIEMPNMNGFEFLGQRRRYPELNKIPVAMLTSRSNDKHRKLATHLGANAYFTKPYIEQKFLQSIKSLVEQKSPVMA; encoded by the coding sequence ATGAATCCACTCAACCAAGCATATCAATTATTCATTGACGAAGTACCTGAACTTTTACAAGGAATTGAAAACGGTTTACTGAATTTACGAGAAGATAAAAGTACTTCTACTGTTCATGGTATGATGAGAGCGGCTCATTCTATTAAAGGTGGTTCTGCCAGTGTTGGTTTAAAAGGTATTAGAGATATTGCCCATAAATTAGAAGATTATATAAAAGCCCTTTACAATGAAGATTTAGTTATTGATACAGAGTTAGAAGACTTGTTTTTAGAGGGTTATGACTGTTTAGCGATACCTTTAAGAGAACAATTAGAAACGGGTAATTTCGATCGACAACAGGCACAAAATAGAGCAAATCAGACATGGGAAAAATTAGAGTTAAAATTAGGAAATGCCCTTAAACAAGTAGAAAATTATCTCCCGTCTTCGGAAGATTTAGGCATTGATATAATTGCCTCAATTTTTGAAGTTGACGTTGCCCAAGAAATACGTCGTTTAAAAGGGGTTATCGCTTCTCCTGAGACTTTTAATCCTTTACAGGAGTTACAAGAATCTCTTGATATTCTCACGGGTTTCAGTGAATTAGTAAATTTATCAGGTTTTTCTCTCCTGATTAGCATTACTCAACAAGCCTTACAAAAACATCCCGACAAAGCTGTTACCATTGCCACATTATTAGTACAAGATTTAGATAAAAGCAGAGATGTAGTATTATTAGGCGATCGTACAGAGGGCGGAAATCCTTGTTCTGCTTTACTTACCCTAGCAGAAGATACCAGCGCCCAAGTAGAAATTAACGTTATTGAACAACTCACCCAAAACTATCAAGTTACCTTTAATATAAACGATCCAAGTTATCAATTCTTTATTGCTGAAGTTCCAGACTTATTACACAATCTCGAAAGCGGATTGCTGACAGTAAGAGAAGATAAAAGCATCTCTAAAGTTAATGATATGATGCGATCGGCACATTCTATTAAAGGGGGTGCAGCCAGTGTTGGTTTAGAAGGGATCAAAAATATTTCTCACAAATTAGAAGATTATTTAAAAGCTTTATTTGATGAAACTGTTGTGGTTGATGATGAATTAGAAAATTATTTATTAGAAGGATTCGACTGTTTAAAAAATGCCCTTTCTGAACAAATAGAAACAGGAAATTATCAACCAGAATGGGAACAAAATGCTTTAATTGTTTGGGATAAATTAGGACAAAAATTAGGGCATATTCAGGTTAATGATTATTTACCATCCTCGGCAGATTTAGGGATTGATTTAGTTCAATCTTTATTTGAAGTTGACGTTTTACAAACGATCGAACAACTGAAAGAAAGTTTAAATAATTTACCTATTATCGAATTACAAAATGAGGTAACATTACAGTTGGAAATGTTGACTGGTTTTAGTGAAATGACCAGTTTAATTGGCTTAAAAAATATTGCCGATACAGTATCTTTAGCTATTAACAATTATCCCCATCGTATTCAACAAATAACTTCCTATTTAATCAATGATTTGACAGAAGCTAGACAACAAGTATTATCGGGCGATCGAGAGCAAGGAGGTCAACCTTCTACCATACTTCAACAACTAGCAGGATTATTAGAAATAAACGAAGGCAAAGACTCAACCCTCGACTTTAGTGAAATTGCTCAAGAAAATGACTCTCAAAATACGATCGATGTACACACCCATGATTCAGAAAACTTTAATTTTTCAATGGATACCCCCTCTGAAAATGAGCTAAAAATGGCGGAAAACATCGATTTCACTGATTTAATTGAAGAAAATGATACTTTTAATCTAAATTCCGAAAACTTAGAATTTGCTGATTTAGTCAATGAAAATGATGACTTTAGTCAAGAAGAAAATATCCCAGAATTTGGTGATTTAGTCAGTGAAAATGATGATTTTACCCAAGAAGAAAATATCCCAGAATTTGGTGATTTAGTCAGTGAAAATGATGATTTTACCCAAGAAGAAAATATCCCAGAATTTGGTGATTTAGTTAATGAAAATGATGACTTTAGTCAAGAAGAAAATATCTCAGAATTTGGTGATTTAGTTAGTGAAAATGATGACTTTAGTCAAGAAGAAAATATCCCAGAATTTGGTGATTTAGTCAGTGAAATAGAAGATTCTTATAGTGAACAAAGTATAGAATTTGGTGATTTAATAAGCGAAGATAATAACTTTAATCAAGAAGAAGATTACACCACCTCAATAGACTCAAATGATTTAGATTTTCTAGTAGATAACTTCAGTATTGAAGATGAAAGTAATAATCAACAACAAGAGCTACAAGCCCAAGCCTATGTATTTTTTATTGATGAAGCAGTAGATTTAATTAGTCTTATCGATAATGGTTTAGAAAATGCTTTAGAAACAAGAGATATAAATGAAGTTAATGAAGTAGCAAGAGCCGCTCATTCTTTGAAAGGAGGTGCTAGAAGTGCTGGTTTAGAAGATTTAGGAAATATTGCTTTAAGGGTAGAAAAGAGTTTAAAAGCCTTATTCAATGAAAATATCCCTTTGGATGAGGATACTAAATCTTATATTCGTGAAATTTATCAACTTTTACGTCAACCTTTAACAGCTAGGTTAGAAGAGCAAACTTATGACGAGAAACTTGCTTTAGAATCAGCAAATGCCATGTGGGTAGAGTTTGAAGGAAAATATGGCGAGGAAATTGCTAAATCGGAAGAATATTTACCATCTTCTAGTGATTTGGGCATTGATATTGCCACTTCAATTTTTGAAGTCGATGTGGTTGAAGGAATTGACAGCTTAAAAGAGGCATTAAGTCAGGGTGATGAAGCCCAAATGCAAGATTTAGTCTCTATGCAAATCGAGATTTTTTCTGGTTTTGGGGAAATGTTGGCATTACCCGGATTTGTTGCCATTTGTCAAACGGCGGCTAAAGCACTGGAACGTAATGCTTCAGAAATTGGTACTATTACCAAAGCCTTTATTGATAACTTAGAAATTGCTCAAAACCTCGTTATGGAAGGCGATCGAGAATCTGGAGGCGAACCAAGTACAGAGTTATTATCTTTAGCTGGAGAAATCGTCACAGAAAATGTCCCCCAAATAACCTTTACAGAACATATTGAAGCACCGATCGACACCAATGATCAATCCTATAGTTTCTTTGTAGAAGAAGCACCAGAATTATTAGAAATTATCGAAAATGGTTTATTAACTCTCAGAGACGATCGTAGTACCGCCAAAATTCACGAAATAATGAGAGCCGCTCATTCCCTTAAGGGGGGATCTGCTAGTGTCGGATTAGAAGCGATTAAAATGATTTCTCACCAGTTAGAAGACGTTTTCAAAGTACTATACGATCCTACTATAGAATTAGATACAGAGCTTGAAGGCTGGTTATTAGAAGGCTTTGACTGTTTAAGAAGTGCTTTAACTCAACAAATTGAAACAGGAAGCTATAATCCTCAAGAAGCATTAGCTACCGCTAATGAAGTTTGGGCAAAAATGAATACTCGATTAGGAACAGCCCTGAGTCGTGTAGATGATTACATTCCGTCTTCTAGTGATTTAGGGGTGGACATTGTGCAATCAATGTTTGAGGTTGATGTTCAAGAAGAATTACAACGACTCAAAAATGTTCTCAAAAATCCGACTTCTCAACCCCTTGCTGGAGAATTACGGGCAACTTTAGAGGTGTTTTCTGGTTTTGGCGAAATGCTCGTGTTACCCGGTTTTGCTGAAATAGCCAAATTGGGATTAATAGCCATCGAAAAAAATCCTCAAAATGCTTTAAATATTATTCAAATAATTATTAGGGATGCAGATTTAGCAAGAGATTTAGTCTTAAAAGGCGATCGAGTCACAGGAGGCACACCCAGTGAAGAATTGAGACGATTTGCAGAAAATGACATCCCCTACGAAGACGGAGAAGTATTCTTATTAGACGTGAAAGAAGATACGGAAAGTGCATCATCTTTAAACGATGTGTTTGAGGAAATAGCCTTCTCCACACAACAACCGTTTACAATTACCCCAGAAGATAGACAAACCCAAGCAAATAATCCCCCTCTCGATGATGCTTTTAATGTCAATCTCAACGAGGAACAAATAAATGCAATTCACCAAGCTATACAAGATGATGATAACAACGATAGCATACCCTCGATCGAAGAGATTTTTGCCTCAGAATTTAGTGAAGAAGAAATTGAACTTTTAGCCAAAGCCTCTGAATTAGCCTTAGAAGAAGATAAAAATACCACTATTCCTTCTTTGAGTGAAGTATTCTCCAATATCGATATGTCTGTGATTAATGAAATAGAAGAAAACAGCGTTTTACCTTCTCTAAGTGAAGTCTTCTCTAATGTAGATATGTCCGTGATTGACGAGATGGAAGAAGAAAATATCGTTTTACCTTCTTTGAGTGAAGTATTCTCCAATGTTGATATGTCCATGATTAACGGATTACAAGGAGAAGCAGAATTAACTCCGTCTTTAGAATCGGTATTTGAGTCAGAATCCGCTAATGAATCTGCTAATGTAGAATCTTTCTTATCTCATGAAAATGTTGAAGAAGAAACGGAAAGTCCTTCTTTAGAATCGGTATTTGAGTCAGAATCTGCTAATGTAGAATCCTTCTTATCCCATGAAAATGTTGAAGAAGAAACGGAAAGCCCTTCTTTAGAATCCATATTTGAGTCAGAATCTGCTAATGTAGAATCCTTCTTATCCTCTGAAAATGTTGAGGAAGAAACAGAAAGTCCTTCTTTAGAATCGGTATTTGAGGCAGAATCCGTGCCACCGAGTGAAGACAGACAAGAAGTTAGTTCATCTTTAGAAAATCTGGATGCGGTAATCAAATCTATTGGTGATGTTTATCAAAAATTACCCGGATTAAAAAGCCAAGAAGAAATTAAAAGTAGCGTCAACAAAAAATTCAAAAAAATTCAAAAAAATTCGATCGAAGAAAAAACACCAACTCCAACCAGTACTACGACTTCGGCTAAAACTAATTTAACTGTAAGAGTTGATTTAGAGCGGTTAGAAAGAATGAATAATCTGATCGGCGAATTATCTATTAACCGTAACGGATTATCTCTCCAAAATGATAAATTGCAAACTTCTGTTAGAGAGTTATTAGAAAGATTTGGTCGTTTTCAAGTAATGGCTAATAATTTACGAGATTTATCTGACAAAATGCTTACCTCTCCTGACAAATTTGGTGGTATAGGTATAGGTGGTAAAAGTAAGCGTCAAAATACATCTAACTTACCTTTTAATTTTAGCGAAGACGGAGAATTTAATTTATCTTCTGCCTTTGATTCCCTAGAAATGGATAGTTATGACAATATGTATTATGTTGTTCAAGGGCTAATTGAGCAAATGATTCAACTAGAAGAAGCAGTGGATGATATTGCCTTATTTGCAGGACAATCGGGACAAACGGTAGAAAATCAGCGTCAAATGCTTAATCGAATGCGAGATGAATTAATGTGGGCAAGAATGCTACCTTTAGGGGAAGTCTTAAACCGTTTCCCTCGTGTTCTTCGAGATTTATCAGTGAAATATAATAAAAAAGTTAACCTCAAACTTAATGGTACAAGCGTACTGGTTGATAAGGCAGCATTGGAAAAATTATATGATCCTCTAGTACATTTGATCCGTAATGGTTTTGATCATGGTATTGAAACTCCAGAGGTGCGTAAACAAAGGGGTAAACCTGAAACAGGGATTATTGAAGTCAAAGCCTATCATCAAGGCAACCAAACAATTATTCAAATTAAAGATGATGGGGGTGGTTTGAATCTAAATAAAATTGGACAAAAAGCGATCGAGCGACAAATGTTAACTCCTGAAGAATTAGCAGTTACAACAAAAGATAATTTACTTGATCTTATTTTTGAACCCGGGTTTTCCACTGCCGCTGAAGTGACAGAAATTTCTGGCCGTGGTGTTGGTTTAGATATTGTTCGTTCTCAATTACGATCGCTTAAAGGTACAATATCTGTAGAATCAGAACCCGGACAAGGTACTACATTTATTCTACGATTACCATTAACTCTCACGATCGATAAACTATTAGTATTGTCTGCCAATAGTCATTTTTATGCCTTACCTTCTGATAATATTGAAGAAATTATTGTCCCTGAAGAACATCAATTAAAAACTTCTGGTAACAAACGCTTTTTATACTATGAAAATAAAGTAGTACCGATTTATCCCTTAAGCGATTTATTAGAATATCGTTGCTACGTGGCAGAAAATCCATCTATTAGTCAAGCCTTAGAAGTATTACCAACCCCTGAAGACTGGGCAAATCCTTTGTTATTAATGAGTTTAGGACAAGAATTATTCGCCATAGAAGTCGAAGATCTTGTCAGTGAACAAGAATTAGTCATTAAACCCTTTGGTAATGCCTTAACAGCACCTAGCTATAGCTATGGTTGTACAATTTTGGGAGATGGTACATTAATCCCTGTCATTAATACTGCTATTCTCTTAGCCACATTCTTAGAAACCATGAATCCGGTAGTTAACATTCACCGTAAAGGGGTTACAAGTAGTAGTTATAATAAATCATCTGCTCCTCCAATTAATCCTTTACAAGTTGCCACTGTATTAGTTGTTGATGATAGTGCCGCTATGCGACGAACTCTTGCTCTATCTTTAGAAAAAGCTGGTTATAGAGTCATTCAAGCTAAAGATGGAAAAGATGCACTCGAACAACTACAACAAAGTTCTAAAGTTAGCTTAATAATATGCGATATAGAAATGCCTAATATGAATGGATTTGAATTTTTAGGGCAAAGAAGACGCTATCCTGAATTGAATAAAATTCCTGTTGCGATGTTAACTTCTCGTAGTAACGATAAACACCGTAAGTTAGCAACTCATTTAGGGGCAAATGCTTATTTTACTAAACCTTATATTGAACAAAAATTCTTACAATCCATTAAAAGTTTGGTGGAGCAAAAATCCCCTGTCATGGCGTAA